The Micromonospora sp. M71_S20 genome has a window encoding:
- a CDS encoding response regulator transcription factor — protein sequence MTDVLVIEDDDRIRLALLLALEDEGYRVRGVATAEEGLLRQRREPADTVLVDLMLPGLDGFECIRRLRRDDDVPIVVVSARDDTHDIVAALEAGADDYVVKPVAIKELSARLRALRRRARAAPDPVPVLTFGQLEISPDAGEVRLGGRPVPVTRTEFRLLCELAEHAGRVLSRHQLLQRVWGYDTGDERLVDVHVGRLRQKIEDDPGNPRHLVTLRGLGYKLTR from the coding sequence ATGACGGACGTGCTGGTGATCGAGGACGACGACCGGATCCGTCTGGCGTTGCTGCTCGCGCTCGAGGACGAGGGCTACCGCGTCCGGGGCGTGGCCACCGCCGAGGAGGGCCTGCTGCGGCAGCGCCGGGAGCCGGCCGACACCGTACTGGTCGACCTGATGCTGCCGGGCCTCGACGGCTTCGAGTGCATCCGGCGGCTGCGCCGCGACGACGACGTGCCGATCGTGGTGGTCAGCGCCCGCGACGACACCCACGACATCGTCGCGGCACTGGAGGCGGGGGCCGACGACTACGTGGTCAAGCCGGTGGCGATCAAGGAACTGTCGGCGCGGCTGCGCGCCCTGCGGCGCCGGGCCCGGGCGGCGCCCGACCCCGTACCGGTGCTCACCTTCGGGCAATTGGAGATCAGCCCGGACGCCGGGGAGGTGCGCCTGGGCGGGCGGCCGGTGCCGGTCACCCGCACCGAGTTCCGGCTGCTGTGCGAGCTGGCCGAGCACGCCGGTCGGGTGCTGTCGCGCCACCAGTTGCTGCAACGGGTCTGGGGCTACGACACCGGTGACGAGCGGCTCGTCGACGTGCACGTGGGCCGGCTGCGGCAGAAGATCGAGGACGATCCGGGCAACCCCCGGCACCTGGTCACCCTGCGCGGCCTCGGCTACAAGCTGACCCGGTGA
- a CDS encoding HAMP domain-containing protein, with amino-acid sequence MADPGLRQLLAGLTAVRDGDFGTRLPEDADGLLGEIATVFNGMVDQLSLFTSEVTRVAREVGTEGQLGGQAEVPGVSGTWKDLTDSVNAMAGNLTDQVRDIAEVATAVARGDLSQKITVDVRGEILELKITINTMVDQLSSFADEVTRVAREVGSEGRLGGQAEVPGVAGTWRDLTDSVNFMAGNLTSQVRNIAQVTTAVARGDLSQKITVDARGEILELKSTINTMVDQLSSFADEVTRVAREVGTDGRLGGQAQVSGVAGTWRDLTDSVNSMAVNLTDQVRSIAQVATAVARGDLSQKITVTAHGEILELKNTNNTMVDQLSSFADEVTRVAREVGTEGRLGGQADVKGVSGTWKDLTESVNVMADNLTAQVRSIAEVTTAVAKGDLTQKIRVDARGEILALKETINTMVDQLSAFADEVTRVAREVGTEGRLGGQARVSNVGGTWKDLTDNVNEMANNLTNQVRSIALVATAVAQGDLSRQITVEAKGEVAVLAQTINTMVGTLGAFADEVTRVAREVGTEGRLGGQARVPNVAGTWKDLTDNVNSMANNLTGQVRNIAQVTTAVAQGDLTKKIDVDARGEILELKTTINTMVDQLSSFAAEVTRVAREVGSEGRLGGQAEVEGVSGTWKRLTENVNELAGNLTRQVRAIAEVTSAVATGDLTRSITVDAPGEVGELKDNINSMVESLRETTRTNQEQDWLKTNLARIAGLMQGHRDLDVVAGLVMNELAPLVSAQLGTFLLVDDGPGGTGLRVVGGYGHDTTGRRYALGDSLVGQAAVSKRAIVVDTVPADYVTVSSSLGAAAPLHLVVLPILFEDQVLGVIELASMSRFTEVQRDFLDQLTETIGVNVNTIVANARTDVLLTESQRLAAELQARSEELQARSEELQRSNAELEDKAALLARQNHDIETKNSEIEQARQELEARAQQLALASKYKSEFLANMSHELRTPLNSLLILAQLLAQNPNRNLTAKQVEYATVIHSAGTDLLQLINDILDLSKVEAGKMDINPETFELAALRDYVDATFRPLTTPRGLELEISTGPGVPTELHTDEQRLRQVLRNLVSNAVKFTEKGRVRLRIERAAPGELPEGLAPTDTVLAFRVIDTGIGIAEQHLTAIFDAFQQADGTTSRRYGGTGLGLSISREIAHLLGGRIQAHSVLGRGSTFTLYLPVGPVPAGTGDAAADDRPTGPSPATGRAGALPWTPPASLPWAAPATLPPAVTLQPGEVRRMLVLERHDKGLLTLLAQGVAADLGDAHPPVEISTAVDVASALESLAGGRHHVMVLQLDLPDDGGTNLLKALHDDPVLRGVPVLAYHGHPLPPGSQALLQALAHERPLEVLRSLDDLRERIALHLTAVTPERVLPFAAVVPDVRPAVDALPADLAGRKVLVVDDDARNVFALTNILELHGLDVVYAENGRQGIETLMRHDDIDLVLMDVMMPEMDGYAATAAIRAMPRYADLPIIAVTAKAMHGDREKSISSGASDYVTKPVDAADLLQCIHRWLHG; translated from the coding sequence ATGGCCGACCCGGGGCTCCGGCAGCTGTTGGCCGGCCTGACGGCGGTGCGGGACGGTGACTTCGGCACCCGGCTGCCCGAGGACGCCGACGGACTGCTCGGGGAGATCGCCACCGTCTTCAACGGCATGGTCGACCAGCTGTCGCTGTTCACCTCCGAGGTGACCCGGGTGGCCCGGGAGGTGGGCACGGAGGGGCAACTGGGCGGCCAGGCCGAGGTGCCCGGGGTGTCGGGCACCTGGAAGGACCTCACCGACTCGGTCAACGCCATGGCGGGCAACCTGACCGACCAGGTCCGCGACATCGCCGAGGTGGCCACGGCGGTGGCCCGGGGCGACCTGTCGCAGAAGATCACCGTGGACGTGCGCGGCGAGATCCTGGAGTTGAAGATCACCATCAACACGATGGTGGACCAGCTGTCGTCGTTCGCCGACGAGGTGACGCGGGTGGCCCGGGAGGTCGGCAGCGAGGGCCGCCTCGGCGGACAGGCCGAGGTGCCCGGCGTGGCCGGCACCTGGCGCGACCTCACCGACTCGGTGAACTTCATGGCCGGCAACCTGACCAGCCAGGTCCGCAACATCGCCCAGGTCACCACCGCCGTGGCCCGGGGCGACCTGTCGCAGAAGATCACCGTCGACGCCCGGGGCGAGATCCTGGAGCTCAAGAGCACCATCAACACGATGGTGGACCAGCTGTCGTCGTTCGCCGACGAGGTGACCCGGGTGGCCCGCGAGGTCGGCACCGACGGGCGGCTCGGCGGTCAGGCCCAGGTCAGCGGCGTCGCGGGCACCTGGCGCGACCTCACCGACTCGGTGAACTCCATGGCGGTCAACCTCACCGACCAGGTGCGCAGCATCGCGCAGGTGGCCACGGCGGTGGCCCGGGGCGACCTGTCGCAGAAGATCACCGTCACCGCGCACGGCGAGATCCTGGAGCTGAAGAACACCAACAACACGATGGTGGACCAGCTGTCGTCGTTCGCCGACGAGGTGACCCGGGTGGCCCGCGAGGTCGGCACCGAGGGCCGCCTCGGCGGCCAGGCGGACGTCAAGGGCGTCTCCGGCACCTGGAAGGACCTCACCGAGTCGGTCAACGTCATGGCGGACAACCTCACCGCCCAGGTGCGCAGCATCGCCGAGGTGACCACCGCCGTGGCGAAGGGCGACCTGACCCAGAAGATCCGGGTCGACGCGCGCGGCGAGATCCTGGCGCTGAAGGAGACCATCAACACGATGGTCGACCAGCTCTCCGCGTTCGCCGACGAGGTGACGCGGGTGGCCCGGGAGGTGGGCACCGAGGGCCGCCTCGGCGGCCAGGCCCGGGTGTCCAATGTCGGCGGGACCTGGAAGGACCTCACCGACAACGTCAACGAGATGGCCAACAACCTCACCAACCAGGTGCGCTCGATCGCGCTGGTCGCCACCGCCGTCGCCCAGGGCGACCTGAGCCGGCAGATCACCGTGGAGGCCAAGGGCGAGGTGGCCGTGCTCGCCCAGACCATCAACACGATGGTCGGCACGCTCGGCGCGTTCGCCGACGAGGTGACGCGGGTGGCCCGCGAGGTGGGCACCGAGGGCCGCCTCGGCGGCCAGGCGCGGGTGCCGAACGTGGCCGGCACCTGGAAGGACCTCACCGACAACGTCAACTCGATGGCGAACAACCTCACCGGCCAGGTCCGCAACATCGCCCAGGTCACCACCGCGGTGGCCCAGGGCGACCTGACCAAGAAGATCGACGTCGACGCGCGCGGCGAGATCCTGGAGCTGAAGACCACCATCAACACGATGGTGGACCAGCTGTCGTCGTTCGCGGCCGAGGTGACGCGGGTGGCCCGGGAGGTCGGCAGCGAGGGCCGCCTCGGCGGGCAGGCCGAGGTCGAGGGCGTCTCCGGCACCTGGAAGCGGCTCACCGAGAACGTCAACGAGCTGGCCGGAAACCTCACCCGCCAGGTGCGCGCCATCGCCGAGGTGACCAGCGCCGTGGCCACCGGCGACCTGACCCGCTCCATCACCGTGGACGCCCCCGGCGAGGTCGGCGAGCTGAAGGACAACATCAACTCGATGGTGGAGTCGCTGCGCGAGACCACCCGCACCAACCAGGAACAGGACTGGCTCAAGACCAACCTGGCCCGCATCGCCGGCCTGATGCAGGGCCACCGCGACCTGGACGTGGTCGCCGGTCTGGTGATGAACGAGCTGGCCCCGCTGGTCTCCGCGCAGCTCGGCACGTTCCTGCTGGTGGACGACGGCCCCGGCGGGACCGGCCTGCGGGTCGTCGGCGGGTACGGGCACGACACCACCGGCCGCCGGTACGCCCTCGGCGACTCCCTCGTCGGGCAGGCCGCGGTGAGCAAGCGGGCCATCGTGGTGGACACCGTGCCGGCCGACTACGTCACCGTCTCCTCCAGCCTCGGCGCCGCCGCCCCGCTGCACCTGGTGGTGCTGCCGATCCTCTTCGAGGACCAGGTGCTCGGCGTCATCGAGCTGGCCAGCATGAGCCGCTTCACCGAGGTGCAACGCGACTTCCTCGACCAGCTGACCGAGACCATCGGCGTCAACGTCAACACCATCGTCGCCAACGCCCGCACCGACGTGCTGCTCACCGAGTCGCAGCGCCTCGCCGCGGAGTTGCAGGCCCGCTCGGAGGAGTTGCAGGCACGCTCCGAGGAACTCCAGCGCTCCAACGCCGAGCTGGAGGACAAGGCGGCCCTGCTGGCCCGGCAGAACCACGACATCGAGACGAAGAACTCCGAGATCGAGCAGGCCCGGCAGGAGCTGGAGGCCCGCGCCCAGCAGCTCGCCCTCGCCTCCAAGTACAAGTCGGAGTTCCTCGCCAACATGAGCCACGAGCTGCGTACGCCGCTGAACTCGCTGCTCATCCTCGCCCAGCTGCTCGCGCAGAACCCGAACCGCAACCTGACCGCCAAGCAGGTCGAGTACGCCACGGTCATCCACTCGGCCGGCACCGACCTGCTCCAGCTCATCAACGACATCCTCGACCTGTCCAAGGTGGAGGCCGGCAAGATGGACATCAACCCGGAGACCTTCGAGCTGGCCGCGCTGCGCGACTACGTCGACGCCACCTTCCGGCCGCTGACCACGCCCCGGGGCCTGGAGCTGGAGATCAGCACCGGCCCGGGCGTGCCGACCGAGCTGCACACCGACGAGCAGCGGCTGCGGCAGGTGCTGCGCAACCTGGTCTCCAACGCGGTCAAGTTCACCGAGAAGGGGCGGGTGCGGCTGCGCATCGAGCGGGCCGCGCCGGGCGAGCTGCCCGAGGGGCTCGCCCCGACGGACACCGTCCTCGCGTTCCGGGTGATCGACACCGGGATCGGCATCGCCGAACAGCACCTGACCGCCATCTTCGACGCGTTCCAGCAGGCCGACGGCACGACCAGCCGGCGGTACGGGGGCACGGGCCTCGGGCTGTCCATCAGCCGGGAGATCGCCCACCTGCTCGGCGGCCGGATCCAGGCGCACAGCGTGCTCGGCCGGGGCAGCACGTTCACCCTCTACCTGCCCGTCGGGCCGGTGCCCGCCGGGACCGGCGACGCGGCTGCGGACGACCGCCCGACCGGCCCGTCGCCGGCAACGGGCCGTGCCGGCGCGCTGCCCTGGACGCCGCCGGCCAGCTTGCCCTGGGCGGCCCCGGCCACCCTGCCGCCGGCCGTGACGCTGCAGCCCGGCGAGGTCCGCCGGATGCTCGTGCTGGAGCGCCACGACAAGGGGCTGCTGACGCTGCTCGCCCAGGGCGTCGCGGCGGACCTGGGCGACGCGCACCCGCCGGTGGAGATCTCCACCGCGGTGGACGTGGCCTCGGCGCTCGAGTCGCTCGCCGGCGGGCGGCACCACGTCATGGTGCTCCAGCTCGACCTGCCCGACGACGGCGGTACGAACCTGCTGAAGGCGCTGCACGACGATCCGGTGCTGCGCGGGGTGCCCGTGCTGGCGTACCACGGCCACCCGCTGCCGCCCGGCTCGCAGGCCCTGTTGCAGGCGCTGGCCCACGAGCGGCCGCTGGAGGTCCTGCGCAGCCTGGACGACCTGCGCGAGCGGATCGCCCTGCACCTGACGGCGGTGACCCCGGAGCGGGTGCTGCCGTTCGCCGCGGTGGTGCCCGACGTCCGTCCCGCCGTCGACGCCCTGCCCGCCGACCTGGCCGGCCGCAAGGTGCTGGTGGTGGACGACGACGCGCGCAACGTCTTCGCGCTGACCAACATCCTGGAGCTGCACGGGCTCGACGTGGTCTACGCGGAGAACGGCCGGCAGGGCATCGAGACGCTGATGCGCCACGACGACATCGACCTCGTGCTGATGGACGTCATGATGCCGGAGATGGACGGCTACGCCGCGACGGCGGCGATCCGCGCCATGCCCCGCTACGCCGACCTGCCGATCATCGCGGTGACCGCGAAGGCGATGCACGGCGACCGGGAGAAGAGCATCTCCTCCGGCGCCAGCGACTACGTCACGAAGCCGGTCGACGCCGCCGACCTGTTGCAGTGCATCCACCGCTGGCTGCACGGCTGA
- a CDS encoding GerMN domain-containing protein, protein MGLLGGCGVPTESAPRAVAPPPGPFPSPGAVVATPTPTLTAGRTTEVLCFVRDDRLVRVERRVDGTPTVDAQLQHLLAGPSTAERDDGLTTALPGAVPVAAARPRGNEVDVELGGAGDETGRSDEVLAFGQIVCTLTARSDVDTVAFFRGGAPLGVPRADGSLSRRPLAADDYAGLVAPR, encoded by the coding sequence CTGGGACTGCTGGGCGGCTGCGGCGTCCCGACCGAGAGCGCCCCGCGCGCCGTGGCGCCCCCACCCGGGCCGTTCCCCTCGCCGGGGGCGGTCGTGGCGACGCCGACCCCCACCCTGACGGCCGGGCGGACGACGGAGGTTCTCTGCTTCGTACGCGACGACCGGCTGGTCCGCGTCGAGCGTCGGGTCGACGGCACGCCCACCGTCGACGCCCAGCTCCAGCACCTGCTGGCCGGCCCGAGCACCGCCGAGCGCGACGACGGCCTCACCACGGCGCTGCCCGGGGCCGTGCCGGTCGCCGCCGCCCGGCCCCGGGGCAACGAGGTCGACGTGGAGCTCGGCGGGGCCGGCGACGAGACGGGCCGCAGCGACGAGGTCCTCGCCTTCGGGCAGATCGTCTGCACCCTGACCGCCCGCTCCGACGTCGACACCGTGGCCTTCTTCCGGGGTGGGGCCCCGCTGGGGGTCCCGCGTGCCGACGGGTCGCTGTCCCGGCGGCCCCTGGCCGCCGACGACTACGCCGGCCTCGTGGCACCCCGCTGA
- a CDS encoding BON domain-containing protein codes for MLIPWPYPDEGGFPAEPPGPSPDDEDGRLAALVAQRLSSDWTTRRQQIVVTVQNRVVILAGIVAGPDTRRVAGEIAWDVQGVVDVCNALRLAGPRRSRR; via the coding sequence ATGCTCATCCCCTGGCCGTACCCGGACGAGGGCGGGTTCCCTGCCGAGCCGCCGGGCCCCTCGCCGGACGACGAGGACGGCCGGCTGGCGGCACTGGTCGCCCAGCGGTTGAGCAGCGACTGGACCACCCGCCGCCAGCAGATCGTGGTGACCGTGCAGAACCGCGTCGTCATCCTCGCGGGCATCGTGGCCGGCCCGGACACCCGGCGGGTGGCCGGCGAGATCGCCTGGGACGTCCAGGGCGTCGTCGACGTCTGCAACGCCCTGCGGCTCGCCGGTCCCCGCCGGTCCCGCCGCTGA
- a CDS encoding GNAT family N-acetyltransferase, translating into MRDLASTYRQDVDGFGRVTIRPVDPDTDTDIDLIHAWVSQERARFWGMRDAGRDRVGEIYRYLDSLPTHHAWLTHRDGTPVALFQTYEPAADPVGECYPVQPGDHGAHLLIGPPDTAERGFTGTLLRVFLDFVFADPRHRRVVMEPDARNDKAVERLLRTGFVAGPLIDVNGKRARLLFLDRETFEAGRP; encoded by the coding sequence ATGCGTGATCTCGCCAGCACCTACCGCCAGGATGTCGACGGCTTCGGCCGGGTGACCATCCGCCCCGTCGACCCCGACACCGACACCGACATCGACCTGATCCACGCCTGGGTCAGCCAGGAACGCGCCCGCTTCTGGGGCATGCGCGACGCCGGCCGGGACCGGGTCGGGGAGATCTACCGCTACCTGGACTCCTTGCCCACCCACCACGCCTGGCTGACACACCGCGACGGCACGCCGGTGGCGCTGTTCCAGACCTACGAGCCGGCCGCCGACCCGGTCGGCGAGTGCTACCCGGTCCAGCCCGGCGACCACGGGGCCCACCTGCTGATCGGCCCGCCCGACACGGCCGAGCGGGGCTTCACCGGCACCCTGTTGCGCGTGTTCCTCGACTTCGTCTTCGCCGACCCGCGACACCGGCGCGTCGTGATGGAGCCGGACGCGCGCAACGACAAGGCGGTGGAGCGGCTCCTGCGCACCGGCTTCGTCGCCGGCCCGCTGATCGACGTGAACGGCAAGCGGGCCCGGCTGCTCTTCCTCGACCGCGAGACGTTCGAGGCCGGCCGGCCCTGA
- a CDS encoding cell wall metabolism sensor histidine kinase WalK, with product MRRLGLRARVSAGFAVGALLLSASMALVSYELTRRSLLDERERTAVRAAYFDAAVVRTGLDTDAPDVVEVLRSLDTGGNRRPLLHRGDDWYARTADAGLTAAIPVDLQQLVHAGEPAVQRVRVNGQPTLLVGLPLAPSTSYYELTSLRELDQTLRVLALALTAVAIVVAGSGAALGWYATRHSLRPLTAVADAAQEIAAGNFSARLAATTDPDLTRLSTSFNHMVDQLSRRIERDRRFAADVSHELRSPLQTLSAAASVLARRRAHLDERTATAAGLVADEITRFQQLVNDLIQLARSDQPVDRAPVDVAALARRACQVRGLPDTLVRVDAGVAPTWLVDERRVEQILANLVDNALRHGGGPVAVRLSQRDGTGIVEVDDEGPGVPPEDRDPIFDRFVRGRAAHSRGDGDGTGLGLAIVAQHAAAHRGRAGAGDRPGGGARFRVELPGVLP from the coding sequence GTGAGGCGCCTCGGACTGCGGGCCCGGGTGTCCGCCGGTTTCGCGGTCGGCGCGTTGCTGCTGTCCGCCTCGATGGCGCTGGTCTCGTACGAGCTGACCAGGCGATCCCTGCTCGACGAGCGGGAGCGCACCGCCGTGCGGGCGGCGTACTTCGACGCGGCGGTGGTGCGTACCGGCCTGGATACGGACGCCCCCGACGTGGTGGAGGTGCTGCGGTCGCTCGACACCGGCGGCAACCGCCGGCCGCTGCTGCACCGCGGCGACGACTGGTACGCCCGCACGGCCGACGCCGGCCTGACCGCCGCCATCCCGGTCGACCTGCAACAGCTCGTCCACGCCGGGGAACCGGCCGTGCAGCGGGTCCGGGTCAACGGCCAGCCCACCCTGCTCGTCGGCCTGCCGCTGGCCCCGTCCACCAGCTACTACGAGCTGACGTCGCTGCGGGAGCTGGACCAGACCCTGCGGGTCCTGGCGCTGGCGCTGACCGCCGTGGCCATCGTGGTCGCCGGGTCCGGCGCCGCCCTCGGCTGGTACGCCACCCGGCACAGCCTGCGGCCGCTGACGGCGGTGGCCGACGCCGCGCAGGAGATCGCGGCGGGCAACTTCTCCGCCCGGCTCGCCGCGACCACCGACCCCGACCTGACCCGGCTCTCCACGTCCTTCAACCACATGGTCGACCAGCTCTCCCGGCGCATCGAGCGGGACCGTCGCTTCGCCGCCGACGTCAGCCACGAGCTGCGCTCGCCGTTGCAGACCCTCTCGGCCGCGGCCAGCGTCCTGGCCCGTCGTCGGGCCCACCTCGACGAGCGCACGGCCACCGCCGCCGGCCTGGTGGCCGACGAGATCACCCGGTTCCAGCAGCTCGTCAACGACCTCATCCAGCTCGCCCGCAGTGACCAGCCGGTCGACCGGGCGCCGGTCGACGTGGCGGCGCTGGCCCGCCGCGCCTGTCAGGTCCGCGGGCTGCCGGACACGCTCGTCCGGGTCGACGCGGGTGTCGCCCCCACCTGGCTGGTCGACGAGCGTCGGGTCGAGCAGATCCTGGCCAACCTGGTCGACAACGCGCTGCGCCACGGTGGCGGCCCGGTGGCCGTGCGGCTGTCGCAGCGGGACGGCACGGGGATCGTCGAGGTCGACGACGAGGGGCCGGGCGTGCCGCCGGAGGACCGCGACCCCATCTTCGACCGCTTCGTCCGTGGCCGGGCCGCGCACTCGCGTGGCGACGGCGACGGCACCGGGCTCGGGCTGGCCATCGTCGCGCAGCACGCCGCCGCGCACCGGGGGCGGGCCGGCGCGGGCGACCGCCCCGGCGGGGGCGCCCGCTTCCGGGTCGAGCTGCCCGGGGTACTGCCGTGA